A stretch of the Flavobacterium aquiphilum genome encodes the following:
- a CDS encoding polysaccharide lyase family 8 super-sandwich domain-containing protein, whose protein sequence is MKSNITLLMVYLLLLANGAKAQITIDTGHFNWSKIEDTGAVTVVNTDADNGDGVADGAMLLKSTATTPALQGVQYQLTGSPVIGEQINLEVNYYQIGTSYLKFKMQVFDVTDNLVLAESAVITTVTGAVGNTPLSYTFTSSDVGDQIMVRFVRADDLNAVRQAGIDYLKVNGQFISMQAPPVSFDVSDFAWSKIEDATPVSTVKTDADNGDGLNDGAVLIKGTANTPALQGTQYLLTGSPFANGQISLETKYWQTAASYCKFKMQVYNVTDNVVLAETAAVTTTASVGTLTLNYVFTVSSEGDQIMIRFVRADDLNPVRQAGLDYVKVNGQFINMLPVCKPTFNFDLPLTTATTSEINDLATIRANLSNQILGTTAPSTTALNNAITAYNALNITVTGSTITGNAVTNVSQITFLKTFAHWLKFNPTDTSISDKAVKAVWYISSLFCNQGTSAYSAVDFYDYPTFARPAVFLNSYLPDNVKNLFGNSLAIETSTFSHLFDPNYDFNTTQSNGAILTDDIYMYSDVYLAYSDWFKTDDEKIRFLKTAKRLLDRFMIYSYGTKDGLKKDGLSNHHNNSYDGYMYAFNTASIDLKALEGTSFQIDQPSYLRFRDAVYAQTMYSNDAGTKPFAMAGRNPQTKTTTLSASTLANVAITGGTILGLSTADPVLAGVYNRRYGVNSQFNYSSVTPFEEGYVQFNYGNLGVYRKNNWVASMKGQSDVLWGSEIYATQNRFGRYQGYGALDIIYPGNVATGNGYSDIGWDWNYNPGATTIALPWSKLHAERERIDETNFYGFAGSLALDQANKAVLSKTIGQSGLFSMKFKEKSNVGFGATYGPNTHNGTFEFTKTYFAIDDMIICLGSGIKNDDTTNPTVTTLFQKLNNNSADVLVNGEVKTNQATDSFEGTTPNWIIDNYSTGFYISPNSGTLKIRNSNQITPYQSQVNPSDATIASNNGNNYHLAYLDHGTAPTNSSYEFVCIPSADSGRMATFAQQMTAQDKPYVVYQNNTNQQIIEHKASKTWAYALPVANTTIADGLVKANDTPCLVMYKSLNGNYSEIVLSVSNPDMGTAPSTPKMITLTLNSEWTISQANPNANIGSATAEGTTITFTVADGLPVEIKLAAVNPCALPNATPVAPILELTQPNCTKATGSIQVTGSVENLSFGLDGTTFENTTGLFENVASGDYTVYVKNANGCISAASNAVINTQPATPDAPTLETTQPTFTIATGSIAVTSAITNLSFSLDGVAFDNTSGVFENLNPGTYTVYAKNASGCISVGTSAVINPQPVAPTVAITSPSANDSYNSLANITITANAADADGSVSKVEFFNGVTKLGEDATAPYSFNWNNVASGSYTITAKATDNDNAATTSETVNVNVVCPTVQLSIPDVYAMNPSIDDKNTIYLGYGPTSLTLNALAQDNQDCTYTWSTGATGSSISVSQAGTYTVTATYAGGCEATASTVVNVLDVRCGNNNDKVQICHNNNVICVAQSAVQTHLNHGDSLGSCSGILKMAPKEEVSTSPNFTVYPNPVQDTFNVSVSSKLDPNATIGIYNILGNKIRGVRFTAVPQNVFVGDLPSGNYIVVVQNGVETFRSTIVKQ, encoded by the coding sequence ATGAAATCTAACATTACTCTGCTTATGGTTTATTTGCTTTTATTAGCAAATGGAGCCAAAGCACAAATTACCATTGATACAGGCCATTTTAATTGGTCTAAAATTGAAGATACCGGCGCGGTAACTGTTGTTAATACAGATGCCGACAATGGTGACGGGGTTGCTGATGGCGCGATGCTCCTAAAAAGCACTGCTACTACACCCGCATTACAAGGAGTCCAATATCAATTAACCGGAAGTCCGGTTATTGGGGAACAAATTAATCTTGAAGTAAATTATTATCAAATTGGGACATCGTATTTGAAATTTAAAATGCAGGTTTTTGATGTAACCGACAATCTTGTTTTGGCAGAATCGGCTGTGATTACTACAGTTACAGGCGCTGTTGGTAACACTCCTTTATCTTATACGTTTACGTCTTCAGATGTTGGTGATCAAATTATGGTGCGATTTGTTCGTGCCGATGATTTGAATGCTGTTCGCCAGGCTGGTATCGATTATTTAAAGGTTAATGGGCAATTCATTAGTATGCAGGCACCACCGGTTAGTTTTGATGTAAGCGATTTTGCCTGGTCAAAAATTGAAGATGCTACACCGGTTTCTACTGTTAAAACTGATGCTGATAATGGTGATGGTCTTAATGATGGGGCAGTACTTATCAAAGGGACTGCTAACACGCCAGCTTTGCAAGGAACACAATATTTATTGACAGGAAGTCCTTTTGCGAATGGGCAAATTAGCCTTGAAACAAAATATTGGCAAACAGCGGCCTCATATTGTAAATTCAAAATGCAGGTTTACAATGTAACAGACAATGTTGTTTTGGCCGAAACTGCGGCAGTTACAACAACCGCAAGTGTAGGCACACTTACATTAAATTATGTTTTTACGGTTTCGAGTGAAGGGGACCAAATTATGATACGTTTTGTCCGTGCTGATGATTTGAATCCTGTCCGTCAGGCAGGTTTGGATTATGTGAAAGTGAATGGGCAATTCATTAATATGCTTCCCGTGTGTAAGCCGACATTTAATTTTGATTTGCCACTTACAACTGCAACCACTTCAGAAATTAATGATTTAGCTACAATCCGTGCGAATTTGTCAAATCAAATTTTAGGGACGACAGCTCCTTCGACAACAGCATTAAACAATGCCATTACTGCATATAATGCTTTGAATATTACGGTTACAGGAAGCACTATAACCGGAAACGCTGTAACAAATGTTAGTCAGATTACTTTCTTAAAAACCTTTGCTCATTGGTTAAAATTTAATCCTACCGATACAAGTATAAGTGATAAAGCTGTTAAAGCGGTTTGGTATATATCGAGCTTGTTTTGTAATCAAGGTACAAGCGCGTATTCGGCAGTAGATTTTTATGATTACCCTACATTTGCCCGACCTGCAGTCTTTTTAAATAGTTACTTACCCGATAATGTGAAAAATTTGTTTGGTAATTCACTTGCTATAGAGACAAGTACGTTCAGTCACCTTTTTGACCCAAATTACGACTTCAATACCACTCAAAGTAACGGCGCTATACTTACCGATGATATTTACATGTATTCAGACGTATATTTAGCTTATTCTGATTGGTTTAAAACGGATGATGAAAAAATACGTTTTCTAAAAACAGCCAAAAGATTATTAGATCGTTTTATGATTTATAGTTATGGTACAAAAGATGGTTTGAAAAAAGATGGTTTGTCCAATCATCATAATAACAGTTATGACGGTTATATGTATGCTTTCAATACAGCTTCTATTGATTTGAAAGCTTTGGAAGGAACCAGTTTTCAAATCGACCAGCCTTCATACCTAAGATTTAGAGATGCAGTTTACGCGCAGACCATGTACTCGAATGATGCCGGAACAAAGCCTTTTGCTATGGCTGGAAGAAATCCGCAAACAAAAACCACTACTTTATCAGCAAGTACTTTAGCAAATGTTGCCATAACTGGAGGGACAATATTAGGATTAAGCACTGCAGATCCGGTTTTGGCGGGAGTTTACAACAGAAGATATGGTGTTAACAGCCAATTCAATTATAGTAGTGTCACCCCGTTTGAAGAGGGATATGTTCAATTTAACTATGGAAATTTAGGAGTTTACAGAAAAAACAATTGGGTTGCCTCTATGAAAGGACAATCGGATGTGCTATGGGGTTCTGAAATTTATGCTACTCAAAACCGATTTGGAAGATACCAAGGTTATGGTGCATTGGATATTATTTATCCGGGGAATGTTGCAACAGGAAATGGGTACAGCGATATTGGTTGGGACTGGAACTACAATCCTGGCGCTACAACCATTGCATTGCCCTGGAGTAAACTGCATGCAGAAAGAGAACGAATCGATGAAACCAATTTCTATGGGTTTGCGGGTTCTTTGGCACTGGATCAAGCCAATAAAGCTGTTTTGTCAAAAACGATAGGACAATCTGGATTGTTTTCTATGAAATTTAAAGAGAAAAGTAATGTCGGATTTGGAGCGACCTATGGACCAAATACCCATAATGGCACTTTTGAATTTACTAAAACTTATTTTGCTATCGATGATATGATTATCTGTTTGGGTAGCGGAATTAAAAATGATGATACTACCAATCCTACGGTAACAACCTTGTTTCAAAAGTTAAATAATAATTCGGCTGATGTTTTGGTAAATGGAGAGGTGAAAACCAATCAGGCTACGGATTCATTTGAAGGAACAACTCCGAACTGGATTATTGACAATTACAGCACGGGGTTTTATATTTCACCGAATTCTGGAACTTTGAAAATCAGAAATTCGAATCAAATTACACCTTACCAAAGTCAAGTTAACCCTTCGGATGCTACTATTGCAAGTAATAATGGAAACAATTACCACCTTGCTTACTTGGATCACGGAACTGCACCAACAAACAGTTCGTATGAATTTGTTTGTATTCCTTCTGCAGATTCAGGTAGAATGGCCACATTTGCGCAACAAATGACTGCCCAAGACAAACCTTATGTTGTTTATCAAAACAATACCAACCAACAGATAATCGAACACAAAGCTTCTAAAACTTGGGCTTATGCACTGCCTGTTGCCAACACTACAATTGCAGACGGATTGGTAAAAGCAAATGATACACCATGTTTGGTTATGTACAAATCTTTAAATGGAAACTATTCAGAAATAGTACTTTCTGTGAGCAACCCTGATATGGGAACTGCGCCTTCAACTCCAAAGATGATTACTTTGACATTAAATAGCGAATGGACTATTTCGCAAGCTAACCCGAATGCCAATATTGGTTCTGCAACAGCTGAAGGAACAACAATTACATTTACTGTTGCTGACGGACTTCCGGTTGAAATAAAATTAGCGGCGGTAAACCCTTGTGCTTTACCAAATGCAACTCCTGTGGCACCAATACTAGAGCTTACTCAGCCTAATTGTACTAAAGCTACCGGAAGTATTCAAGTAACTGGTTCGGTTGAAAATTTAAGTTTTGGTTTAGATGGGACTACTTTTGAAAACACTACAGGTCTTTTCGAAAATGTAGCTTCTGGAGATTACACTGTGTATGTTAAAAATGCAAACGGGTGTATTTCTGCTGCGAGCAATGCCGTAATCAACACACAACCAGCTACACCAGATGCACCAACTTTAGAAACTACTCAGCCGACTTTTACTATTGCAACAGGAAGTATTGCCGTAACAAGTGCTATTACAAACTTAAGTTTTAGTTTAGATGGAGTAGCGTTTGACAATACATCGGGCGTTTTCGAAAATTTGAATCCCGGAACTTATACTGTATATGCTAAAAATGCAAGTGGATGTATTTCTGTAGGGACAAGTGCAGTAATCAACCCACAGCCAGTAGCTCCAACGGTGGCAATCACATCGCCTTCAGCAAATGATAGTTATAATTCTCTTGCCAATATTACGATTACTGCCAATGCTGCCGATGCGGATGGAAGTGTAAGTAAAGTCGAGTTTTTCAACGGAGTAACTAAATTGGGTGAAGATGCAACAGCACCATATAGCTTTAACTGGAACAATGTTGCGTCAGGTTCTTATACAATAACTGCAAAAGCTACCGATAATGATAATGCTGCAACAACTTCTGAAACTGTAAATGTAAATGTAGTTTGTCCAACTGTACAATTATCTATCCCTGATGTATATGCTATGAATCCTTCTATCGATGATAAAAACACCATTTACCTAGGATACGGACCAACATCGCTTACCCTTAATGCATTGGCACAAGACAATCAGGATTGTACCTATACTTGGAGCACAGGAGCAACCGGTTCATCAATTTCAGTTTCGCAGGCAGGTACTTATACGGTAACAGCTACGTATGCGGGAGGATGCGAGGCGACAGCTTCTACTGTAGTTAATGTTCTTGATGTTAGATGTGGTAACAATAATGATAAAGTACAGATTTGCCATAACAACAATGTTATTTGTGTGGCTCAATCTGCAGTTCAGACACATCTGAATCATGGAGATAGTCTTGGTTCTTGCAGTGGAATATTGAAAATGGCTCCTAAAGAGGAAGTATCAACTTCGCCAAATTTTACTGTATATCCAAACCCGGTTCAGGATACTTTTAATGTTAGTGTATCTTCAAAACTGGATCCGAATGCAACCATTGGTATCTATAATATTCTTGGCAACAAGATTAGAGGTGTTCGTTTTACCGCTGTGCCTCAAAATGTTTTCGTTGGTGATTTGCCTTCCGGAAATTATATTGTAGTGGTTCAAAATGGTGTGGAGACTTTTAGAAGTACAATAGTTAAACAATAA
- a CDS encoding TetR/AcrR family transcriptional regulator — protein MARCVEFNEVEKIEKAMNVFWEKGYNATSMQDLVDAMQINRSSLYNTIGDKHQLFMKCIGNYFDNAMCELKQKVAKEPSAKQALLKVITDKADWIVSCDKGCLGMKTIFEIAPDDSIIRNVMSKQNDIFIEFMATIVQKAMDDGEMDNSEDASLMAEYIATSFTGWKQSYIVNQNPIKIKKMSEFLIKNIFK, from the coding sequence ATGGCTCGCTGTGTAGAATTTAACGAGGTCGAAAAAATTGAAAAAGCAATGAATGTCTTTTGGGAAAAAGGATATAATGCTACTTCAATGCAGGACTTAGTGGATGCCATGCAGATCAACAGAAGCAGCTTATACAACACCATTGGCGACAAACATCAGTTATTTATGAAATGCATTGGCAATTATTTTGATAATGCCATGTGTGAATTAAAACAAAAAGTTGCTAAAGAACCATCCGCCAAACAAGCATTGCTGAAAGTTATTACAGATAAAGCAGATTGGATTGTATCTTGTGACAAAGGATGTTTGGGTATGAAAACGATTTTCGAAATTGCTCCGGATGACAGCATAATACGAAATGTAATGAGTAAACAAAATGATATTTTCATTGAATTTATGGCTACAATAGTTCAAAAAGCTATGGATGATGGTGAAATGGACAATTCAGAAGATGCATCATTAATGGCTGAGTATATTGCAACCTCCTTTACAGGCTGGAAGCAATCATACATCGTTAATCAAAACCCAATCAAAATCAAAAAAATGTCAGAATTCCTGATTAAGAATATATTTAAATAG